The segment AAGGGTATTTTATCGTATCAAAAAGAACGCTCAAAAGCTCGACTAAAATCTTTACTTCTAAAAAGCAGCCTACTTATTCTATTTCCTATTCTCATTTCATTAAGTATATACTACTCTTATTCACATGAAGGCGAAAAAATAAATGTGATTGCCTTACAACCTAATATTGACCCTTATTCTGAAAAATATGCGGCAACTAATATTAAGTTTTCAGATCTGTTTATCGAACTGAGCAACACAAAAATTACAGATTCTACAGATTTTATTGTGGCACCTGAAACTTTTTTTGCAGAGAGTACCTATATTAATCGGTTTGACAATTCATTATTAAAAAACAGGTTGGAACGCTATGTGAGCCAACATCCCAATATCAATTTAATTACCGGAATTTCATTTGTTGACTTCTTTAAAGATCCTAAACGTATTCGAAAGGAAACTAATACCTACAAATACCAACCAAACACTTGGTATGATGATTACAATTCGGCCATTTTTATCAATACGTCCGATTCTGTTGCTAAATACCACAAATCAAAATTAGTAGTTGGTGTAGAGAACTTTCCGTATCAAGGCATTTTAAAGCCATTAATTGGCGATGCTATGATAGATTTAGGCGGTACGGTAGCTATGAAAACTACTCAAAATTACAGAGGTGTTTTTACGTCGTCAAATTCAAAATTTAAAGTAGGGCCAATCATTTGTTACGAATCTGTTTATGGTGAATTTGTAACAGGATATATTAGAAACGATGCCAATTTTTTAGCAATTATTACCAATGATGCCTGGTGGAATGAAACACAAGGTCATAAACAACATCTCAGTTATGCACGATTAAGAGCTGTAGAGACCAGACGAGATATCGTAAGAAGCGCAAATACTGGGATTTCAGCTATTATTAATGCAAAAGGTGACATCACTACACAATTGGGCTATAACCAAAAAGGAGCCTTATCTGGTCAACTCATATCGAATGATAAAATAACCTTTTATGTCTTAGCTGGAGATTATATCGCTCGAATAAGCATTTTTGTTTTGGTGTTTGTGTTTTTGATTGGGTTCTTCCGAAGACAGCGAGAAACTCTATAAAAATACTACTCATTGACCTCTGTAATATAAAATGGTACTGAGGGTTTTGACTATAATATTTAAATCCAGAAAAATACCGCGATGCTTGATATAAAACAAGTCGTACTGGAGTTTGGTTAGACTATCATCAACTGAAGAACCATATCTTGTTTTTACCTGTGCCCAGCCAGTTAGTCCGGGTTTGATAATATGACGTGTTTCATAAAATGGAATAATACGAGATAATTCATTTACAAAAAACGGTCGTTCTGGTCTCGGACCAATAATACTCATTTCACCACGAATCACATTTATAAATTGTGGAATTTCATCGAGTCGGGAACGTCTTAAAAAGGTACCAAACTTCGTAATTCGAACATCATTTTTTTGTGCCCATTTTGCGCCATCTTTTTCAGCATTTACAATCATACTTCTAAGTTTCACAATTTCAAAGGGCTTTCCATTTTGACCCACACGTTCTTGCGTATAAAAAAGCGGTCCTTTATTACCTATGAGATTACCTAAAAGAATAAATGGAAGAATACAAAGCCCAAAACATAATCCTAATACTGAAAACACAATATCAAATGCTCTATGAAAAAATAGATACAGTGTATTTTGATTACTTCTGCTAAATGGAAAATATTTATAAAAATCCTTACCTATAAACTGAATAGGTACACGATAGGTTAATTCTTCATAAACCTGAGTGTACTCTCTAATTGTAAAGCCTTGATCTAGAAGATTAATTAAGTCATGATATATTTCTGATGTTATGGTTTCAGAATTATAACTAGCAACCAACACTTCAGATATTTTTTCCTTCCGAATAACATCCATGAGTTCGTTGGGTTCAAACTCTTTTAAGCCTTTAAATTTAATCGGCGATTCAGATTCAGATTCACAATTGATAAATCCAACAATTTTATAATTTGGATCCGATTGATTTAAGGGTTTTATGATGTTCTCTATATTAGATATTTCACCCACTAATAGGACCTTTTTATAAAATCGAGGCGTGGAAATAAAAGCAATATAAGCCCATCTCCACAAAAAAATCATCACAATTATTGTGAGATAAAACAAAACAATTTGCAGCCTTTGTTCGGGTAAAAAGGGAGTAAGTACCGGTGTTAAAAGATAAAATAAAACAGTGACTGATACGGTCAAAACGATATTTCTAAAGGTCACATCCAATTTACTGGATTTTTGAAGATCATAAATTTCGAAAATCGTCCCAAAAACGGTGATATAAATAACCAATACTGCTAAAGGAATTACATTATCTCTGTTAATGGTCAGGTACTCAAAATTAAAAAACAGCTCTAATGTGTAAATACCAATAAAAACAAAAACGATATCTAATAGACGTAAGAGTACTTTTCGTTCTGATACTTCAAAGTGAATGTCCTTTTTTCTAGCCATTTTATAACGCTTATGTTGTAAATATAACAAGTTAAGATGAACTAGTCCAATTATACTATTTTAAAATATTCAACCACTGATTTTTGATTAAGCTCCAATCAAATTGCTCTACTTTTTCTCTCGCATTTTTAATGATTCGTAATCTTTTTTCATGATTCACAAAAAGTTCTGAAATCGCTTTTGCCATGGCTTCAACATCATTTGGCTCAACCAATAAACCATTAGTCTCATGATCAATAAGGTAAGGTAAGCCACCAACATTAGTCGATACTACTGGTAGACCCAGCGCCATGGCTTCGATAACGCTTAAAGGCATATTGTCAAAATTTGTAGTATTGATGAATACATTATAATCTGCTGAGAGGGCAATCCATGCTTCTTTAGTGAGTTTACCTGTAAATTTCACTTCTAATTTTAAATCTGCCGCCATCTGTTTGACTTCTGCTAAACTCCCATCTGAATCTGGACCTACCATACAGAGCTGGACTTTGGGATAGGATGATTTTAATTGATCTAAAACATGAACTGCAAGTTTTGGGTTATAAATTTTTGAGAAGGATCGTACCCATAGTAGTCTCGGACTGTCATAGGTTGTATCGCACACCTTATAATGAGCTATTTGTAAGCTATTAGGAATATATTTAAGATTAGAAAAACCGTGACGTTCAAAAGCTTCTTTAAGATAGAGAGATGGCGCTATATTATACTTAGCATTTTTAAAAATCAGGCGACTCATTTTGGGAGATGATATGAGTCGTTTTGGAAGATTTCCACCGTGCAAAATGGGATAAAATGTTAGTTTAAAGATACGGCATAACTGACTAATTACTAAGGCGTAATAGAAATTTTGAGTACTGTAAGTATCTATTAATACAGCATCAACCTTAGCTCTTAATACCACTACTTTTCTTATCATATCCAAAAGACGCAACACTTTGTTGTTATAACTGGATGCATAATACATTGTGATACCTTCTTTAGACAACAAAGGCCCTAGCACATCAATGTATGAGATGTTATGCTTGGATGCGTGCAGTTGGTTTCCTATGTACAGGACGTTTTTCATAAGTCACATTTAAAAGTGTAAGAGCATAAATAAAAGCTGGCGCAGCGATGCGCATTGATGAGTGATTTATCGTAGCAAACCAAAAACACAGGAAAGCATAGAAGTAATAATTACGTTTATTTTGGGACCTTAAATCTAAGGGTTTGAAAATTAGAATCAAGATAATGATAATCCCAAAAATTCCATGTTCAGCAAGTAATCGGCTAATCTCACTATGTGAGGTAACCCCTTGACCTTCCAATTCTATTCGTTGATCTTTAGCTCTACTCGATCCTATTCCGAAGAAAGGATTAGAAATAAACCCATCTAGTTCTTCCTGGAACAACTTTTTACGACCGGTAGTAACATCGCCTTTTTCTCTTCCAAGATGATCTTTATTAGCATAACGCAAATCAATAAAACCATCTGTTTGCTTAGATGTTATTACCCATGTTACAGCCACACACAAACTAAAAAACACAAATAACGCGAGTATTTCATTCTTTTTTCTTCGAGATACTTTTAGGTAATAAATACCTAGGAAGGCTATAATAGCGATAATAGCTGTAATGACCCCACCACGACTAAAGGTGACCATGGCACGGAAAGCTATGGCTGAAAAGATAGTTAGATTTAAAATTTTCATTCCAATAGATGGCGATTTTGTAAACAATCGAACGACAACAACAAACATACCTAAACCCAAAACAGTTGCCACCTGATTGGCTCCCCAACCCCCTGAGGCTGATCTATTAGAACCTGTACTCGATAACACGTCACGAACACTTGGGTTATAAAAAAAGATATATATGGTATGGGTAATTATAGGCAAAAGTATATACAACAATAATGTATTCAGTTGCTTTATAGACACCTTTTTATCATAGCAAAATAACGCCGCAGCACCTAAGCAAATAGGTCCGCTTAACACAAAGGCTATATTAGTTCTAAAATTAGCATCAAAGCTCAAGGTCGTAGATGCCACAAATATAGAAGGTATTAATAGCATAATGTAGATAAAATACGGATAACCCCTGCCAGATATGCCTTTGTAAAACATACCCATTATCATAAATAAAATAACCAGATACTTACCAGCCTCATAAGAGATAGAACCTTTGGTCATTCGTAAGAATACCTCAGCTCCAACAAAATATGCACACGCCTTCAAGATTTCAAAGGTTTTTAGGTGATTTGGCGATTGAAGGATACGATATAAAAAGAATCCCAAAGCGAGCAAAAAATACACTTTCGCTAACGATTCATTGAAATAAACAACCATGCCTATGAACATATGTAACGCAATGGCACTTATATAGGTAATATTCGTTTTCAAGAAGAGGTTTTTGAGCTTGTTATGATTTGGCTAAAGATAATATATCTTAAGTGATGCACAAGTCCATAATACATACAACAGCGTTAATTCTTATGAAAATATACGTTTGTAGTCATCTAAAGGAAAGCGGTAATGATAACTCTTACCAATAACAAAAAGAACAAAATGAACAATAAAAACTGGAATTTGCGGTCTGAATTTGCGCAGGTACGAATCATACGTTTTATTTGAATAATGGCAAATAAGAAATGGGATGCTATCTGGGTCTAAATAATTTCTAATGATCACTTTTTCATCAATATCTTTTTCCGAATTAAATGACTTGAAATAAACTTTTTCATTTTTTCTTACCAATTCATATAGTTCAATAACCGATAAAGGCACTCCTTTATGGTAGAAAAATAACACGCTGCTATACACATCAATGAAAATCCATTTATTGAGGTCTTCACTATAGACTTCATTAAAAGAATGACCTCCATAATCTTTATTAAACGGTGCTCTGGTATTCCCCCATTCCCGAACTTTTATATCGTTAATAACACAAAAATTATTGAATATTTGCGCCATATCACTGCAAACACCTCCTTTACCCGACAACATAATTTTTAGTGCTGTATCAGAAGGTTCACTGAGACCTGGACCTCCTTTAATATTATTTTTCAACCAAACGCTTAAATGCTTTATTTTTTCTAAATCTGTTTTTGGCTGAAAATCTTTAAAAATGCTTTGATTGATCTCCTCGAAATACGACGGAATAGTACTTTTACTGTTGTACTGATTATAAGTATAACCTTGAATTTCTTCAATATTTGAATTCTTGGATAATAATTTAAAACGGGCTTTATAGAGTAAAGGGTGCCGCTTAAAAATCCAAGTCAGTTTTTTCAAGGTCATTTATAAAAGTTATTAATAGCAGGGATAAATGTAGTATTTTTTTTTTTTTGACAACGAATAAATTATTGAATTTCAAACGGTTCTCTCTCTCTAAACGGAAATTTTAAACTTACTATAATTGCTCAAATTTTACTTGAATCCGTCAAAATCTCATTTTTGATTCTCTGGTTATAATGGGCATACGTAAACTTTTGATGTTGTTCATTTGCATTTTGAATCATCGCAACATAAGTGCCATCAGAAAGATATAATACTTTGGCTAAGGCTTTCGTGATTTCACTTTCTCTTATTGCATTGAGTAAAAACCCATTCTCATTATGTTTGACATATTGCGAGAGCGAAGACACATTTGAGACTATGGGCAAACAGCCATAATTCATCGCTTCAGCTATAACTTTTGGAAACCCTTCGGAAGCGGATGGCAATATAATAGCATGAGATGTTTTATAAATCTCATGAACCTCATGTCTCGCTAAAAATCCGTGAAATATGAAGTTCAATCCGATAGACTGTGATTCATCTTTGTATACCTGCATAAGCTGACCGTCACCTACGA is part of the Formosa sp. Hel1_31_208 genome and harbors:
- the lnt gene encoding apolipoprotein N-acyltransferase; protein product: MNRTLLALVSGIILALAWPSYGFPILLFFAFVPLLMAERELRLSEVKRKGLQLFGLSYLAFFIWNIITTSWLRHADIFGASFAVFVNSGLMALLMLLYHKYAKRQSQNRALLFLVALWISFEKLHLEWEFSWPWLNLGNGFSEYITWIQWYEYTGTFGGTLWVWLLNILIFKGILSYQKERSKARLKSLLLKSSLLILFPILISLSIYYSYSHEGEKINVIALQPNIDPYSEKYAATNIKFSDLFIELSNTKITDSTDFIVAPETFFAESTYINRFDNSLLKNRLERYVSQHPNINLITGISFVDFFKDPKRIRKETNTYKYQPNTWYDDYNSAIFINTSDSVAKYHKSKLVVGVENFPYQGILKPLIGDAMIDLGGTVAMKTTQNYRGVFTSSNSKFKVGPIICYESVYGEFVTGYIRNDANFLAIITNDAWWNETQGHKQHLSYARLRAVETRRDIVRSANTGISAIINAKGDITTQLGYNQKGALSGQLISNDKITFYVLAGDYIARISIFVLVFVFLIGFFRRQRETL
- a CDS encoding sugar transferase, whose product is MARKKDIHFEVSERKVLLRLLDIVFVFIGIYTLELFFNFEYLTINRDNVIPLAVLVIYITVFGTIFEIYDLQKSSKLDVTFRNIVLTVSVTVLFYLLTPVLTPFLPEQRLQIVLFYLTIIVMIFLWRWAYIAFISTPRFYKKVLLVGEISNIENIIKPLNQSDPNYKIVGFINCESESESPIKFKGLKEFEPNELMDVIRKEKISEVLVASYNSETITSEIYHDLINLLDQGFTIREYTQVYEELTYRVPIQFIGKDFYKYFPFSRSNQNTLYLFFHRAFDIVFSVLGLCFGLCILPFILLGNLIGNKGPLFYTQERVGQNGKPFEIVKLRSMIVNAEKDGAKWAQKNDVRITKFGTFLRRSRLDEIPQFINVIRGEMSIIGPRPERPFFVNELSRIIPFYETRHIIKPGLTGWAQVKTRYGSSVDDSLTKLQYDLFYIKHRGIFLDLNIIVKTLSTILYYRGQ
- a CDS encoding glycosyltransferase family 4 protein, whose translation is MKNVLYIGNQLHASKHNISYIDVLGPLLSKEGITMYYASSYNNKVLRLLDMIRKVVVLRAKVDAVLIDTYSTQNFYYALVISQLCRIFKLTFYPILHGGNLPKRLISSPKMSRLIFKNAKYNIAPSLYLKEAFERHGFSNLKYIPNSLQIAHYKVCDTTYDSPRLLWVRSFSKIYNPKLAVHVLDQLKSSYPKVQLCMVGPDSDGSLAEVKQMAADLKLEVKFTGKLTKEAWIALSADYNVFINTTNFDNMPLSVIEAMALGLPVVSTNVGGLPYLIDHETNGLLVEPNDVEAMAKAISELFVNHEKRLRIIKNAREKVEQFDWSLIKNQWLNILK
- a CDS encoding O-antigen ligase family protein gives rise to the protein MKTNITYISAIALHMFIGMVVYFNESLAKVYFLLALGFFLYRILQSPNHLKTFEILKACAYFVGAEVFLRMTKGSISYEAGKYLVILFMIMGMFYKGISGRGYPYFIYIMLLIPSIFVASTTLSFDANFRTNIAFVLSGPICLGAAALFCYDKKVSIKQLNTLLLYILLPIITHTIYIFFYNPSVRDVLSSTGSNRSASGGWGANQVATVLGLGMFVVVVRLFTKSPSIGMKILNLTIFSAIAFRAMVTFSRGGVITAIIAIIAFLGIYYLKVSRRKKNEILALFVFFSLCVAVTWVITSKQTDGFIDLRYANKDHLGREKGDVTTGRKKLFQEELDGFISNPFFGIGSSRAKDQRIELEGQGVTSHSEISRLLAEHGIFGIIIILILIFKPLDLRSQNKRNYYFYAFLCFWFATINHSSMRIAAPAFIYALTLLNVTYEKRPVHRKPTARIQA
- a CDS encoding transglutaminase-like domain-containing protein — protein: MTLKKLTWIFKRHPLLYKARFKLLSKNSNIEEIQGYTYNQYNSKSTIPSYFEEINQSIFKDFQPKTDLEKIKHLSVWLKNNIKGGPGLSEPSDTALKIMLSGKGGVCSDMAQIFNNFCVINDIKVREWGNTRAPFNKDYGGHSFNEVYSEDLNKWIFIDVYSSVLFFYHKGVPLSVIELYELVRKNEKVYFKSFNSEKDIDEKVIIRNYLDPDSIPFLICHYSNKTYDSYLRKFRPQIPVFIVHFVLFVIGKSYHYRFPLDDYKRIFS